Genomic DNA from Candidatus Limnocylindrales bacterium:
AACGCTGGAGGCGCGTATTTTGCCAACGCAGACCTTTCCAGCGCGATTTGCACCAATGCTGATTTTGAAAGCACCACGCTCGACGGCGCGAATGTTGCCGGAACCGATTTCACAAATGCCGACTTCTCACTCGTCCACGCGATTGGTATCGTCGGGTGCCCCGCCGCGTTGCCGTCCAATTGGGTTTGTTTATCGGGGATGCTCGTCGGTCCGTTCGCCGGACTGAACTACGCCAACTTGTCGGGGGTCGATTTTTCCGGACTGAACCTCGATTCCATCGTGCTCGTGCACGCCAATCTTACGGGTACGGTGTTTGCCGGCACCAACCTTTCGTACGCGAGGCTTGATCACGCCAACCTCACGAATGCGGACATGAGCACTGCGACGTTGACGCGGGTCTCTGCAAGCTCACTCGCCGGGTGCCCCGCGGCTCTGCCGCCGGGGTGGGCATGCATCGCGAATACTCTCGTCGGTCCGGGTGCGACCATGGAGGACGCCGATTTTACCGGCGTCAACTTTGCAGGTTTCGATCTCACGGGAGCGACCTTCCGTGACTGTAACATCTCGGACGCGACGTTTGCCGGCGCCAACCTGACGGGCGTCGACTGGTACTACAGCATCTGTCCGGATCACGAGCAGTCTTACAACTACATCTCGTGCTGCAGCCATCTCATCGACGTGCCGGCGTCGTGCGGACCTTAGAGCTGGGACTCACGCAGCTGATGTCCACCGGCATCCCTCCACGGCCCTTCTCGTCGTGGAGGTTTCCATCAGCACGGTGGCGCAGGATCGATTGTCGAAGACCCGGATCTACGCCGCTGCAGGAGTGAACAACTACTGGATCGTCAACCCGGCGGAAGAGTGGGTAGAGGTCTATCGCTCAGTGAATCCCGAGCTTCGCGTGTACTCGGATATCCGGCGGTTCGCATCCGGCTCGATTCTCGACCTTGACGCAGCGCCGGACGTAACGGTGCCTGCGGACGCATTGTTCCCCTCCCGCGCGGGGCCGGGCGTAGCCTGACGCTGGCATCCGCCACTTTTCAGGCCGAAACTCCAGCCCCATGAACACGAGGACGACCGACCGCCCCCTCTGGCACAGCAAGCTCAGGATCGAGATGCCGTCGCAGCTCGACCTTTACGAGAAGACCAAGCTCCTTCAGTGGAACGCGACGAGCGAAGTCGACTGGTCGCGCCCGATCGTGAACTTCTCGGAAGCATCCTACGCGCCGTACGCGTCGAGCATCTCGCGCGAGGACTTCGACCGCATGGCCGCCGAGCGCCGCGCGTCCACGTTCACGCAGCTGTTCTTCGGAGAGCAGGCGGCGCTCGCGCTGTCGGCGCAGCTCGTCAACCAGTGCGACGAGCTCGAGGCGCGCATGTGCCTCGCGGGCCAGATCATCGACGAGGCCCGCCACGTGGAAGTGTTCGGCCGCTATCTCGACAAGCTCGGTGTCGACTCGCCGATCGATCCGATGCTCGAAGGCATCGTGCACCGCATCCTCGACAGCGACTTCTACGGCGAGAAGATCGTCGGCATGCAGATCTTTCTCGAGGGCATTGCGGTCGGCCTTTTCCAGATCTTCCAGAACGAAAGTCCCGACCCGCTGCTGCGCGACCTCATGCGCGGCGTGCTGCGCGACGAATCGCGCCACGCAGGCTTCGGCGTGATGTACCTCGCGAACAAGTTCGAGCACGCGACCGAAGCCGAGAAGAAACGCACCGAGGAATTCGTCGGCGACCTTCTGCGAGGATTCGGCGCGCTGATGGGCGGCGGAGCGTTCCTCGGCTCGACCTTCAGCGACATCCGCCACCGGCTGAAGCAGATCGGCCTCGATCCGCGCTAGCGGATCGTTGGAAGGGTCCGCGCTACTCGGCTGCTTTTCCCTTGAAACTCCCGTCCGCATTCTTGCGGACTGTCGTCGAATCGACTTTCGATTCGAAGCACGCGCCGCCCCGGTCGATCGTTGCCTGAATTCGAAGCGGAAGATCGAAGGGAGAAAGCGGAAGGCCGCTGCCGGGAATGCCGTATTCCGGGTCGATCCCGGAGCCGAGACCACCGTTGTATGCAGAGATTTTGAGCTCGCTCTGTTTGTCGGCGCCTGGCTCGATCGATACGCGTTCCTTCTTTAGCTGTCCGCCGGGGGTAAAGACGGTCTGGCTGAACGAAACCCCGTCCCTGGTATCCCACCCGCGATCGTACGGATTCCAGTAGGCCCGGAACAACACATTGGAATTCGCATCGAAGATGCAGACCTGCAGGCCGCTGCCGAGCGAAAGATCCCCGAGCATGCGCGATGGCACGGCGGCCCCGTCCGTCCACTGCCACGTCAGCCGCTGCTTGTCCGGATCTGCTGCAAGGATCTGTAGCTTGCTCCGCGCGGGATCGAGCGAGTGGAGGCAACCCGGACGCGGACCGGGCACGCATCGATTCGGAGCGTTGCCCGTTTGGCACGGCGGGCATTCATCGGGCACAACGAGGCATTCGCCGTCGGCGCATCGATGGGCAGTCTGTGAGAACGCGAAGTCGCCGCCGCACAGACCGGGAAACGCCTGGTGCAGGATGACCTGAATGGTCGTATTGCCCCCGGATCCCGAGCCGCTGAATGTCTGGCCATCGGCACTGACCGTGCCCGCAAGCGACACGTCACAGCTTCCGATCGCTTCGTTGAGGGACGAGTAGAAGTACGGCGCGTCTCCGTAAAGTACTGCGCCGGAGAGCTCGAGACTGCGCGTTGCCTGGTCGAGCGTCCCGACTTCCGCGCCGCCGGTCGTGGGTCGGCTGAATCGAACGATGCCGTCGCGCTGCTCGACGTCGCGCAGGTCTTCGAGGAGAAAACCAGGATTTCCCCCGGAGGTTTCGACTTTCCAGCGGCCAGTCATGTCGATGCAGGAAGGTACGGTGGTGCCGCCGCTGCAGACGCCGGAGCTGCACGTCTCGCCGCTGGTGCAATCGTGGTGATCGCTGCATGCGGCGCCATCTCCGAGCGGCGTGCAGATGCTCGGCTCACCTTCGCAGGAGAAGCACGGCTCGACGCGGCAGCGCGCATCGCAGCCGTCGCTGTTGGTGGTGTTGCCGTCGAAACATTCGCAGCGCGTCGCCACCAGGCGAATATTCCCCGCATTGAATCCGAAGATGAGTGGAAGATTTGCGTCGATTACGCCGTCGCCGGCAAGGACGCGTGCCCGGAACGGGAGGCCTCCGTACTGGCCCGCCAGCGTGCTTCCGCTGAGCGTCGAATCCAGGGTTCCGTAAGGGAACGCACTGTTGAAGGCGGGCATCGGTATCGAGACCGCGTCGCCTGTCTGGGAGATCTCGAACAGCGTTCCGCGGTCGTTAACCCAATGTCCACTCAGGTCCGTCGCCGATGCCTGCGACCGGAACGCCGCGAGGCACACAACCGTGACGAGAAGGCGGAGTCGGTTCACGAAACCCTATACGGGCCTGCCCACGGCCGAGTCAACGACCGCTTCGTCCGAGCGACGTCATCAGCGACCCGGCAACGACCAGCATTGCGCCTGCAATCCCTGCGTGACTGACCGGCTCGGCCGTGAAGATCACCGGATTCACGAGCGACGCGACGTGCACGGCAAGAAGCGTCCCGAGCGGCGTGATCGCAAGAATCGCACTCACGCGCGTGGCCTCGGCGTGCGCGAGCGCCTCGGAAAACGTCGCGTACGATACCACCATGTTGACGATGCAGAACACTACGGCCGCGACCTCGACGTGGTTCATCAGCACCAGCGTCGACGGTGACGAGAGCGGCAGGAAGATCAATGCTCCGGCAGCATAAAGGCAAAGCATGATCTGCGCCGACCCCATGCGCTCGAGCAGCTGCTTTTGCGCAAGCCCGTAGGCTGCCCATGCAATCGCCCCGATCACGATGAAGACGAGACCCGCGTAGTAACGGTCGAGGCCGCTCAGCATGTGCGAGATCTGGTCCGACGAGAACACGCCGAGCCCGACCACGAGCACGAAGAACCCGAGCCACTGCACGACCGAGAAGCGCTCCTTGAAGAACACGATGCCGCCGAGCGTGAACAGCATCGGCGCAATCTGGATGACGACCTGCGCGGTTCCGGCGTTCGTGTACTGGAGCCCGAGCGCGTAGAGCCCGTAATTGCCCGCAAGACCGACGGCGGCAATGCCGAGCAGCACCCAGTGATGCCGCGCGAAGCCGCGAAGCATGGGCATGCTTCCGCGCGCGCGCAGCAGCACGCCGAGAAACGCAGTGGCGGCAAGAAAGCGGATCCACGTAAGCGTCATCGCATCGAGCCGCCCGAGCGCGATCTTGAGCCCGAGCGGCAGGATCGACCACATCGACACGGTGGTGACGGCGAGCGCGAGGCCGTAGGCCGAGCGGCCCGAAGTCTGGTGAAGCTGGCGCGGCGCACGCGGCGCAGGAGCGGAATGTGGCGCAGGAGCGGAGCGTAGCGGAGGAACCGCGCGCGGCGGATGAGATTGCAGGGCTGGCATCGCGGGCTCAGGAAGCCAGCGATTGTCCCATCAGATCCTCGAAGTTCAATCTGTAGAAGCGCTCGACGGCGTTTTGCGATAGCCCCTTCATCGTTCCTTCGAAGCGGCGGATCGGATTGCGGCCGCCTTCGACGTGCGGATAGTCGCTCGAAAACAGGCAGACCTCTTCGCCGGCCTGCTCGATGATCCAGCCGACGTCTTCGGACGGGTAGGGCGTCACACGGACCTGGCGCCGCACGATCTCGCTCGGCAGCGCCGACAGCGCGCGCAGCCGCTCTTCCATCTTCGAGAACGCGGCGACGGCCGAATCCATCATCCGCATCCAGCCCGGAACCCACGACGCGCCCTGCTCGATGACTCCGAACTTGAGATCCGGATGGCGATCGAGCACGCGGTCGAAGATCAGCGTGGCCAGCGTCTGCGCGGGCGGTCCGGGAATGGCCATGTAGTCTACAGAGCGGAAGTTCTCGTCGCCGCCGTGGAAGTCGGGAATCGGCGGCAGGCCGTTGTTGAAATACTCCGGATCGAGAAGCTCGCCGCCGCCCCCGACATGAAACAGGATCGGAACGCCGGCCTCGGCGGCCTGCGCCCACACCGGATACAGGCCGACGTGGCTCGGCGAGTGGCCGACCGGACAGTCCGACGGCACCAGCAGTGCTTTGGCGCCCATCGCGATGGCTTCGCCGGCGGCGCGCTCGGAGAGCTCGAAATCGGCCAGCGGGACGTAGCACGTGGCGATCAGCCGCTTGTCGGTCCCGCAGAAATCGATCATCGCGCGGTTGTGTCCGGTGGCGACTTCGTACGCGAGGTCGACGTCGTCGCTGTGCTCGAGGTCGACGAGGTACTTGCTGAGGAACGTGTTGAACACGAGCTGGCTCGAAAAGCCGAGCAGGTCGAGCGCACGCGGCCGGTCTTCCTTGAGGAACGAGCCGGTGGCGCTCCAGTTCTTGCGAAGCAGGATCTGCTCCTCGTCGAGCGCGCGATAAGCGGGGTCGTGGTGGTCGCGGCGCGCCTTGTCGATCAGCTTGTGCTCGCCGGGCCGCACGGCGGAAAGCCCGAGGCGCGGCATCCTCTGGCGCACGTCGCGCGGAAGAAACGGATCGAGCCAGTCGGGAGTCTCGACGATGTGCGAATCGGCGTCGTGAACGACGCGGCCTTCGACGTACGGCATGACGCGGCCCCTATAGACGATTTCTTCGCCTTACGCACGAGAGTAGGCTCGCGCCCCCACCTCGGTGACGCGGGGCGACGGAGGAAAACGACATGCAACGACTCTCCGGCGTGGACGCGGCTTTCCTCTACATGGAGACGCCGGCCCAGCACATGCACGGGCTCGGCGTCACCATCGTCGATCCGTCGACGATCCCCGGCGGCTACGACTTCGAGGCGGCGCGCGCCGAATACGTGCGCCGGCTGCTCGCGCTTCCGGCCTTCGGCCGCCGCCTCGTCGAGTTTCCGCTCGGTCTCGACCATCCGGCCTGGATCGACGCGCGCGTCGAGCTCGCGTCGCACATCATCCGGGCCGAGCTGCCGGCGCCGGGAACACAGGAGCAGTTCGAAGCGTTCGTCGGCCACTACGCGGGCCAGCAGCTGCGCCGCGACCGGCCGCTGTGGGAGTTCTGCCTGCTCGAAGGTCTCGAAGGTGGCCGCCTTGCGATCCTTGCGAAGGTTCATCACGCGATCGTCGACGGCGTGTCGGGATCGCAGATGCTGCAGGAGATCTACGATCTCGAGGCGATCGCGCCCGAGCGCGACGTCTATCCGGAAGGCTACGGCGAGGACGAAGCCGCGCCGTCCCTCTTCAATCTGGCGGCGGCGTCGATCGCGGCGCGCGTCGGCGATCCGATCCGCGCGGTCAGCGTCGTGACCGATACGCTGATGTCGGCGGCCGAAGCGGTGGTCGCGCTTTCCGAGAGCGAGAACGTCACGCTGCCGATGGCGGCGCCGCTGACGCCGTTCAGCCATTCGCTGACGCCGCGGCGCGCGGTGTCGTTCGCGCGCGCCGCGCTCCCGGACGTCAAGGCGATCAAGAACGCATTCGGTGCGACGGTCAACGACGTCGTGCTCGCGGCCTGCGCGATCGCGATGCGCCGCCGGCTCGACAGCGCGGGCGTGCTGCCCGATCGCCAGCTGATCGCGTCGGTGCCGGTCTCGGCGCGCAAGACCGGCGAAAAGACCGGAGAGGAAGCCGAGAGCTTCAACCGCGTTTCGGCGATGTTCGTCGGGCTTCCGGTGCATCTGTCGGATCCGGCCGAGATCCTGGCCGAGGTCAGCCGCAATGCGGCGACGTCGAAGAAAATGATGGCGTCGATGGGAACGGACCTTCTCGGCGACTGGGTCGAGCTGCTGCCGCCGCTGCTGTTCGCGCAGGCGATGCAGCTGTACTCGGCGCTGCGCATGGCCGAGCGGCATGCGCCGGTGCACAACCTGGTGGTCTCGAACGTGCCGGGACCACCGTTTCCGTTCTATGCCGGCGGCGCGCGCGTGCTCGCAGTGTATCCGCTCGGACCGATCCTCGAGGGCGCGGCGCTCAACGTCACGGTGTTCAGCTACGAGGACGCGCTCGACATCGGCGTGGTCACCTGCCCGGACCTCGCGCCGGAGATTGGCCCGCTATCGGCAGCGATCGTCGAGGCGGTGGCGGAGCTGAAGGCCGCGGCCGACTTCGCGCTGCGGGCACGATAGCTTCAGCGATCGGCCGCTTGCCTCCTCACTGTCATTCCGGGAGCTGAGAAACCGGCTGCGTTTCGACTCCACACTTGCGAACTGCGCATTCGCGGGAAAAGTGGAGCTCACCACCATTCCCGAGAACCGAGGCCTTTTTGGCGTGCTGGCTCCGGTGGCGCGGCCTTTGCATAGTACGCGGCGAGGGACCCCTAACCGGTGTGCCAGCCAGGACGCATCGAGAACCGAACAGGAGATCGACCCGTGAAAGCAACCTACCGAACGAAAGCAATCCTCCAGACCAATGCGATCATCGCCCTGACAGGCCTCTGCGCGCTGCTTGCGCTCCCCGCCATGGGCTTTGCCGGCGAGTCGGCGAAGAGTCTCGAGGCCATTGCGGCAGAGACGGCGACGACCGCCGCACAGCACCAGGCGCTGGCTGCCTATTACCGCGAGAAGGCCGCTGACCAGCGGGCCGTCGTCAAGACCCACAAGGACATGGCGGCATCCTTCGTCAGCAAGGCAGATACCGGCGCATCGAACATGCGCGCTCACTGCGAGAGTCTGGGGAAGGCGGCTGAGCAGCTGGCCGCCGAGTACGATGCGATGGCCGCGGTTCAGGACGAAGAGGCGAAGAAAGCCGGAAAGTAAATCGTGATTCGAGCGGCGCCGTTGCGGAGAACGAACGGCGCCGCTCGCGTCTGTCCGCTCCGCAATTGCCTCTTGCCGTAAGGCCGATTTCCCAATAATGGACCGCGACGCCGGCTGAGCAGCGGGCATTGCGGGAGGAAATCATGCAGAGGCGAGCTCTTGGAGCACACTTAATCTTTGCGATCGGGTTTGTGGTCGTCCTGGCCTCGTCGAGCATCGCAGCTCCGACGGCTTCCGAGAAGTGCAACGGGTCCAAGCTCAAGGCGACCGGCGCGGCCGTCTACGCCGAAGCGAAATGTCACCAGAAGGCGACGCTGTCCGAGACGGCGGTCGACGGTGCGTGCATCACCGGCGCGGAAGGAAAACTGTCTTCGTCGTTTTCGAGCGCGGAGGGCAAAGGCGGCTGCGAGGTCACCGGCAACTACGGCGACGCGAGAGACGGCGTAGAAGCCTGCATCACGAGCTTCGCGTCGGCGATCAGCGGAGACGTCGCCTGCGCGGCCTACAAGATGAAGGCGGTCGGCAAGAAGACCAGCGCCAAGATGAAATGCTGGCAGAAAGGCGTGCTCGGCGGCGGCTCGGCGGCGTCCGACTGCCTTTCGAAGGCCGAGGACAAGTTCGACTCGGCCATCGTCAAGGCCGACAGCCTCGGCAACTGCACCGACACGGGACCGGCGCTCGAAGCCCTGGTCGACGATTGCGTGACGAGCCTCGTCACCACCGCAAACCAGACAACGACCACCACGACGACCACAACCACGACGGCACCCGACTCGTGCACGCTCAACGACAACACGACGGTCATCGGAACGCCGAGCCCGAACGACTGCGGGCTTCTCGACCGCGACACGAGCGCGTGCGATGCGAGCCGCGGCGCGCTCGGCCTGACCGGCTACTGGCTCAAATTCTCGTGCCGCGTCACGCTCGGAAAATCCGGTTCGAACGTAACGGCCCAATCCGACGGCCAGCCGGACTACAAGAGCAACTACTTCGCGAACGCGAATCCGTGCCACGAGACCTACACGGGCGGTATCCAGAACCCGAACACGATCGCGGCGCAGAGCTATTCGCTGACATTCCCGGCTTCGCCGAATACGACCGCCCAGACGATGAACGGAACCGCCGTCGTCGGCCTGTCGATCAACGGTGTGCCGATTTTCGGAAACTTCGCGGCGCCGGGCGACAACATCTTCGACGAGGCTGCGACGTTCGATCGCTGCGGTGCGCATCCGCAGAATACGGGCAAGTACCACTACCACAGCGAGCCGTACGCGATCACGTACGACGACTCGAGCTTCGTCGGCGTGATGCGCGACGGCTATCCGATCTACGGAAGGCGCGATCCCGATAACTCGTTACCGACCGATCTCGATGCGTACGGTGCCCACACCAGCGTGACGGTCGACAGTCCGGGGACGCCCGTCTACCACTACCACGTCAACGAGCAGATCAATCCCGAGAATGCGAGCGACTCGCAGTGGTTCATCACCACCGGCCAGTTCCGCGGGACCCCGGGCGCCTGCACGGGCTGCAACTGACGAAGACAGAAATCGGGGACAGACACCGATTTCCGGAAATCGGTGTCTGTCCCCGATTTCGTAGGCCTAGTGCGAGGACTCGAGCACGTACGCAAACACGAGCGGCGCGACGATCGTCGCGTCCGACTCGATCACGAAGCGCGGCGTGTCGACGCCGAGCTTCTCCCACGTGATCTTCTCGTTCGGCACGGCGCCCGAGTATGAGCCGTAGCTCGTCGTCGAATCGCTGATCTGGCAGAAATATCCCCACAGCTTGATGTGCTCGAGCTGCAGGTCCTGCCGCATCATCGGCACGACGCAGATCGGGAAGTCGCCGGCAATGCCGCCGCCGATCTGGAAGAAGCCGATCGACTTGTCCACGGTGGTCTTCTGGTACCAGTCCGACAGCGACATCATGTACTCGATGCCGGAGCGCACGGTGTGCACGTTCCCCACCGTCCCGCGGATGCAGTGCGACGCGTAGATGTTGCCGAGCGTCGAGTCCTCCCATCCCGGAACGAAGATCGGCAGTTTCTTCTCGCACGCGGCGACCATCCAGCTGTCGGCGGGATCGATCTGGTAGTGCTGCTTCAGCACGCCCGAGTCGATCAGCCGATAGAAGAACTCGTGCGGAAAGTAGCGCTCGCCGCTTTTGTCGGCGGCCATCCATTCGTCGAGCACGACGTGCTCGAGACGGCGGATCGCTTCCTCCTCCGGAATGCACGTGTCCGTCACGCGATTGAGATGCCGCTCGAGCAGCTCGACTTCATCCTGCGGCCCGAGCTGGCGGTAGTGCGGCACGCGAACGTAATGATCGTGCGCCACCAGGTTGAAGATGTCTTCCTCGAGGTTGGCGCCGGTGCACGTGATCGCGTGCACCTTGCCGCGACGGATCATTTCGGCGACGGAGATGCCGAGCTCGGCGGTGCTCATCGCGCCGGCCATCGTCAGCAGCATGTGGTTGCCGCCGGCGAGGAAGTCGACGTAGCCCTGGGCGGCATCGACGACGGTCGCGGCATTGAAGTGCCGGTAGTGGTGGCGGAGAAAGTCGGAAATTCCCTTGGGTGCGACGTACGGCATCGCGCGCTTGTGCGGCGGAACGGCGGGCTTTTCAACTCGAGTCTTTTGCCGGCCGAAATCGGGGACAGACACCGATTTCCAGAAATCAGTGTCTGTCCCCGATTTCGCGGTGCTTGCGCTGCCAGTCGGCGCTGTCGCGGAACGTCTCGGCGACGTCACGGAACGTCACGCCGAGCTCGCGCGCAGCCTTTGACGAATCGAGCGAGATCCGCGCGTGCATGGTGCGCACGGCCAGCGGCGTAACCAGCGGCGCGCCGCCGGTCAGCCGGCCCCAGGCTTCGCAGCCGTACGCGTAGGCGAGCAGCACGACGAACGGAATCTCGAAGCGCGGCGCAGGAACGCCGGTCACCACCGCGAGATGGTCCATGATCTCCTTCATCGAGCAGAAGCAGCCGCCGACGATGTATTTTTCGATGGCGGGCGCAGCACCGGCGGACGTGCCCGATGGTGCGGATGCGCCCGATGAACTCGACGCAGCTGACGCGCCGGGTATCGCGGATGCGGCGCGCGGTGCGCTCGCACGAACGGCAGCAGCGATCATCGCGGCGGCAACGTCGCGCGCATCGACCACGCTGGTTCCGCCGCCGATGTTGGCCGGGATCTTTCCGTCGGTGAACTCGGCGACGAGTTTTCCGGCGCCGGTCGGTGCGGCGTCCCACGGTCCCCAGATCCAGCCGGGCAGGATCTCGACGATCGTGATGCCGTTTTTGCTGCGCCACGCGGCAAGCGCGGCATCGCCCTTCAGCTTGCTGCGGAAATACGGATTCTCGCGCTGCATCGGAAGCGGCGGCGTCGACTCGTCACCTGGGCTGCCGTCGCTCTTGCGGCCGATCGTGCCTCCGGAGCTTACGTGCACGAAGCAGCGCACCGCCGCGGCGTCGGCGGCATCGAGCAGCTTCATCGTTCCGCCGATGTTGATTTCGTCGAGCTCGGCTTCGTCCGATCCGGGCTCGAAGGCTTCGCGGAAATACGCGGCGGTGTGAAAGACGGCGTCGCAGCCGGAGAGTGCGCCGGCAAAGTCCGACACGCGTTTCATGTCGCCGACGACGATCTCCGCAGAGCATCCTGCGAGCACGCGCGACGCCTTGCTCGGATCGCGGGCGAGCGCCACGACCTGATGGCCGGCGGCTTCGAGCGCGCGCACGAGGTTGTTTCCGAGCAGGCCGGTTGCGCCGGTAACGAAGGCTCTCATGCGAACTCCGTGGACGATTCCGTAAGCGTCGGAATCAGGCTTTCGTCAGCGACTTGCGAAGGTTGGCGAGGTAGTCGCGCGCGGCTCCGGCGGTCTCGGCCTCGACGAACGAACGGATCAGCGACTGCAGCAGCCACGGCACGGGAGTGTCGGGAGCGAGCCTCTGCTTGAGCGTGATGCGCGTGTTGGCACCTTCGCCCGCAAGGCGAAGCTGGCCGCGCACGTCGGTGTTGTCGTCGCCGGCGGAGATTCCCTCGAAGGTGATTTCGTCCTTGCCGTTGCCGCGGTAGCGCGCGGTGTAGCGCACGATCATGCTGACCGGGCCGGTCGACCGTTCCTTGTAGATGAAACGGTAGGTCTCGGGCCCGACGCTCTCGCAGCGGTCGATGCCCGGGATGCAGATCGAGGAGCCCACGACGTCCCACAGGAACGCATAGACTTCGTCGACCGGCGCAGGGACGGTCACGGATTCTTCGATTTCGGTCGGAAACTTGGCCATTGCCGCTCAGATTCCCATGCGCGCGAGCTGGTCGGCGACCGCGCCCATCGCGCTCGCAAGGCTCGGATGGCTGGTCTCGAAGCGCTCGATGGCCGCGCTCAGGCGCTCGCTCAACGAATGAGGCGAGGTCCTGTCCATGACGGCGTCGATGTCGGCACGGATCTCGGCGAGCATCTGCTCGAGGTCCGAATCGACGTCACCGACTTCGCCGAGCTCGCGTCGAAGCTCGGTCAGTTTGCGGCGTAGCTCGTGTTCAGACACGTCGGTTCCTCCATCGTTTTTCCATGATTGCGGGGCGGACGACGATAAGGGCCACATCTGCTTCGTTGGATTCCGGCTTCGTTCGGTCGACGCACGGGAAGTGCGACTCCCTCTCTACGCCGGAATCCGCCTCGCATCTGAACCCTTCTCCTCGCCCGCGCTTGACCCGTTTCGTGCGCAGCCTCGGGGACATCGTCAGCCCGTCTGCGCCGACAAATCAAACAGGACGAATTAGCTTGCGGTCAACCGAGCATCGGCTTGTGGCGCGGCTGGCTGCGAACCCGCTCGAGCCACGCGCGGATGTACGGGAACGGGCTCAGGTCGAAGCCGCCCTCGTCGGCAACGTGCGTGTACGCGTACAGCGCGATGTCGGCGATCGTGTAGCGGCCGCCGACGAAGAACGTGTTGGTGCTGAGGTGCTTCTCCATGACCTGCAGAGCGGCGACGCCGTCCTTGATCTTCTCGGCGTAGCGGCGCCGGCGATGCGAATCGAACTCGGTGTGGCGCAGCCAGAACCGCGACGTCGCGATGTTCGGCTCGTGGCTGTACTGCTCGAAGAACATCCACTGGAACACTTCGGCGCGCTCCCATCGTCCGAGGGGAAGAAACGGGGTTCCATCGGCCAGGTAGACCAGGATCGCGTTCGACTCGGCCAGGCGGCGTCCGTCTTCGAT
This window encodes:
- a CDS encoding pentapeptide repeat-containing protein; translation: NAGGAYFANADLSSAICTNADFESTTLDGANVAGTDFTNADFSLVHAIGIVGCPAALPSNWVCLSGMLVGPFAGLNYANLSGVDFSGLNLDSIVLVHANLTGTVFAGTNLSYARLDHANLTNADMSTATLTRVSASSLAGCPAALPPGWACIANTLVGPGATMEDADFTGVNFAGFDLTGATFRDCNISDATFAGANLTGVDWYYSICPDHEQSYNYISCCSHLIDVPASCGP
- a CDS encoding Uma2 family endonuclease translates to MSSTCRRRADLRAGTHAADVHRHPSTALLVVEVSISTVAQDRLSKTRIYAAAGVNNYWIVNPAEEWVEVYRSVNPELRVYSDIRRFASGSILDLDAAPDVTVPADALFPSRAGPGVA
- a CDS encoding ferritin-like domain-containing protein — protein: MNTRTTDRPLWHSKLRIEMPSQLDLYEKTKLLQWNATSEVDWSRPIVNFSEASYAPYASSISREDFDRMAAERRASTFTQLFFGEQAALALSAQLVNQCDELEARMCLAGQIIDEARHVEVFGRYLDKLGVDSPIDPMLEGIVHRILDSDFYGEKIVGMQIFLEGIAVGLFQIFQNESPDPLLRDLMRGVLRDESRHAGFGVMYLANKFEHATEAEKKRTEEFVGDLLRGFGALMGGGAFLGSTFSDIRHRLKQIGLDPR
- a CDS encoding DMT family transporter; the encoded protein is MPALQSHPPRAVPPLRSAPAPHSAPAPRAPRQLHQTSGRSAYGLALAVTTVSMWSILPLGLKIALGRLDAMTLTWIRFLAATAFLGVLLRARGSMPMLRGFARHHWVLLGIAAVGLAGNYGLYALGLQYTNAGTAQVVIQIAPMLFTLGGIVFFKERFSVVQWLGFFVLVVGLGVFSSDQISHMLSGLDRYYAGLVFIVIGAIAWAAYGLAQKQLLERMGSAQIMLCLYAAGALIFLPLSSPSTLVLMNHVEVAAVVFCIVNMVVSYATFSEALAHAEATRVSAILAITPLGTLLAVHVASLVNPVIFTAEPVSHAGIAGAMLVVAGSLMTSLGRSGR
- a CDS encoding amidohydrolase family protein; this encodes MPYVEGRVVHDADSHIVETPDWLDPFLPRDVRQRMPRLGLSAVRPGEHKLIDKARRDHHDPAYRALDEEQILLRKNWSATGSFLKEDRPRALDLLGFSSQLVFNTFLSKYLVDLEHSDDVDLAYEVATGHNRAMIDFCGTDKRLIATCYVPLADFELSERAAGEAIAMGAKALLVPSDCPVGHSPSHVGLYPVWAQAAEAGVPILFHVGGGGELLDPEYFNNGLPPIPDFHGGDENFRSVDYMAIPGPPAQTLATLIFDRVLDRHPDLKFGVIEQGASWVPGWMRMMDSAVAAFSKMEERLRALSALPSEIVRRQVRVTPYPSEDVGWIIEQAGEEVCLFSSDYPHVEGGRNPIRRFEGTMKGLSQNAVERFYRLNFEDLMGQSLAS
- a CDS encoding wax ester/triacylglycerol synthase family O-acyltransferase; translation: MQRLSGVDAAFLYMETPAQHMHGLGVTIVDPSTIPGGYDFEAARAEYVRRLLALPAFGRRLVEFPLGLDHPAWIDARVELASHIIRAELPAPGTQEQFEAFVGHYAGQQLRRDRPLWEFCLLEGLEGGRLAILAKVHHAIVDGVSGSQMLQEIYDLEAIAPERDVYPEGYGEDEAAPSLFNLAAASIAARVGDPIRAVSVVTDTLMSAAEAVVALSESENVTLPMAAPLTPFSHSLTPRRAVSFARAALPDVKAIKNAFGATVNDVVLAACAIAMRRRLDSAGVLPDRQLIASVPVSARKTGEKTGEEAESFNRVSAMFVGLPVHLSDPAEILAEVSRNAATSKKMMASMGTDLLGDWVELLPPLLFAQAMQLYSALRMAERHAPVHNLVVSNVPGPPFPFYAGGARVLAVYPLGPILEGAALNVTVFSYEDALDIGVVTCPDLAPEIGPLSAAIVEAVAELKAAADFALRAR
- a CDS encoding YHYH protein codes for the protein MVVLASSSIAAPTASEKCNGSKLKATGAAVYAEAKCHQKATLSETAVDGACITGAEGKLSSSFSSAEGKGGCEVTGNYGDARDGVEACITSFASAISGDVACAAYKMKAVGKKTSAKMKCWQKGVLGGGSAASDCLSKAEDKFDSAIVKADSLGNCTDTGPALEALVDDCVTSLVTTANQTTTTTTTTTTTAPDSCTLNDNTTVIGTPSPNDCGLLDRDTSACDASRGALGLTGYWLKFSCRVTLGKSGSNVTAQSDGQPDYKSNYFANANPCHETYTGGIQNPNTIAAQSYSLTFPASPNTTAQTMNGTAVVGLSINGVPIFGNFAAPGDNIFDEAATFDRCGAHPQNTGKYHYHSEPYAITYDDSSFVGVMRDGYPIYGRRDPDNSLPTDLDAYGAHTSVTVDSPGTPVYHYHVNEQINPENASDSQWFITTGQFRGTPGACTGCN
- a CDS encoding deoxyhypusine synthase family protein, which encodes MPYVAPKGISDFLRHHYRHFNAATVVDAAQGYVDFLAGGNHMLLTMAGAMSTAELGISVAEMIRRGKVHAITCTGANLEEDIFNLVAHDHYVRVPHYRQLGPQDEVELLERHLNRVTDTCIPEEEAIRRLEHVVLDEWMAADKSGERYFPHEFFYRLIDSGVLKQHYQIDPADSWMVAACEKKLPIFVPGWEDSTLGNIYASHCIRGTVGNVHTVRSGIEYMMSLSDWYQKTTVDKSIGFFQIGGGIAGDFPICVVPMMRQDLQLEHIKLWGYFCQISDSTTSYGSYSGAVPNEKITWEKLGVDTPRFVIESDATIVAPLVFAYVLESSH